A single window of Acinetobacter wuhouensis DNA harbors:
- a CDS encoding methionine synthase yields the protein MTQRILPTSTAGSLPKPSWLAEPEKLWSPWKLQDQELVDGKLDALRLSLHEQQQAGIDIVSDGEQTRQHFVTTFIEHLDGVDFEKRETVKIRDRYDASVPSVVGAVSRQKPVFVEDAKFLRSLTDQPIKWALPGPMTMIDTLYDGHYKSREKLAWEFAKILNQEARELEAAGVDIIQFDEPAFNVFFDEVNDWGVATLERALEGLKCETAVHICYGYGIKANTDWKKTLGSEWRQYEEAFPKLQQSKIDIVSLECQNSRVPMDLIELIRGKKVMVGAIDVASNVIETPEQVADTLRKALQFVDADKLYPSTNCGMAPLGREVARGKLKALSAGAEIIRQELLR from the coding sequence ATGACTCAACGTATATTACCTACATCTACAGCAGGCAGTTTACCAAAACCTTCATGGCTTGCAGAGCCTGAAAAACTTTGGTCGCCGTGGAAATTGCAAGATCAAGAACTCGTAGATGGTAAATTGGATGCACTGCGTTTGTCATTACATGAGCAACAACAAGCAGGCATTGATATTGTCAGCGATGGTGAACAAACCCGTCAGCATTTCGTCACCACATTTATTGAGCATTTAGATGGTGTGGACTTTGAAAAACGTGAAACGGTGAAAATTCGTGATCGTTATGACGCAAGCGTACCATCTGTGGTGGGGGCTGTATCACGTCAAAAGCCTGTATTTGTTGAAGATGCTAAATTTTTACGTTCATTGACTGATCAACCAATTAAATGGGCGTTGCCTGGTCCAATGACCATGATTGATACTTTATATGATGGTCATTATAAAAGTCGTGAAAAATTGGCTTGGGAATTTGCTAAGATCTTAAACCAAGAAGCGCGTGAACTTGAAGCGGCAGGTGTGGACATTATCCAATTTGATGAACCTGCATTTAACGTGTTCTTCGATGAAGTGAATGACTGGGGGGTTGCAACTTTAGAACGTGCGCTTGAAGGTCTGAAATGTGAAACTGCGGTACACATTTGCTACGGTTACGGCATTAAAGCCAACACCGACTGGAAAAAGACTTTAGGTTCAGAATGGCGTCAATACGAAGAGGCATTCCCGAAACTACAACAGTCTAAAATCGACATCGTATCACTTGAATGTCAAAACTCACGTGTACCGATGGATCTGATTGAGCTGATTCGTGGTAAAAAAGTTATGGTGGGTGCAATCGATGTTGCAAGCAATGTGATTGAAACACCTGAACAGGTTGCGGATACATTACGTAAAGCTTTACAGTTTGTCGATGCAGATAAACTTTATCCTTCAACCAACTGTGGTATGGCGCCACTTGGACGTGAAGTTGCACGTGGTAAATTGAAAGCCCTGAGTGCAGGCGCAGAAATTATCCGCCAGGAATTATTGAGATAA
- a CDS encoding putative oxygenase MesX, whose amino-acid sequence MSQKFGCSLKRIRFDENYLPADSTRLTTNFANLARGEHREENLRRTLAMINNRFNTLASCDNPNADRYSLEIDIISAELDVEGNGQTFPFIEMLKSTITDHKTNERLEGMIGNSFSSYVRDYDFSVVLPNLGCKTNEKPEDFGDLHGKLYQHLVTSDVFTAEFKKQPVICLSVSTSKTYYRTANVHPVLGVEYKNDEYSRTDDYFAKMGLSVRYFKPENATAPLAFYSANNLLTDYTDFELISAISTMESFQKIYRPEIYNTNSVAGLVYQPSLNYQDFSLTRVVYDRVERGQLAVKQGKWTEENFIQPYKDILNEWAAHFVAKTAQQESAAA is encoded by the coding sequence ATGAGTCAAAAATTTGGATGTTCTCTTAAACGTATTCGTTTTGATGAAAACTATCTTCCAGCAGATAGCACACGTCTAACCACTAACTTTGCCAATTTAGCACGTGGCGAACATCGTGAAGAAAATTTACGTAGAACTTTGGCGATGATTAATAACCGCTTTAATACTTTGGCGAGTTGCGATAACCCAAATGCGGATCGTTATTCACTGGAAATTGATATTATCTCTGCGGAATTAGACGTAGAGGGTAATGGTCAAACTTTCCCATTCATTGAAATGTTGAAAAGCACCATTACCGATCATAAAACCAATGAACGTCTTGAAGGTATGATCGGCAACAGCTTTTCTTCTTATGTACGTGATTATGACTTTAGTGTGGTATTGCCTAACTTAGGTTGTAAAACCAATGAAAAACCAGAAGATTTTGGTGACTTACACGGAAAACTATATCAGCATTTAGTGACTTCAGATGTATTTACAGCTGAATTTAAAAAGCAACCTGTAATTTGCCTAAGTGTTTCAACATCTAAAACATATTACCGCACTGCCAATGTGCACCCTGTACTTGGTGTGGAATATAAAAATGATGAATATTCACGTACGGATGATTATTTTGCAAAAATGGGTTTAAGCGTTCGTTATTTCAAACCTGAAAATGCAACTGCACCGTTGGCATTCTATTCTGCAAATAACTTGCTTACTGACTATACCGATTTTGAATTAATCAGTGCGATCAGCACCATGGAAAGTTTCCAGAAAATCTACCGTCCTGAAATTTACAATACTAATTCAGTCGCAGGTTTAGTCTATCAACCGAGTTTGAATTATCAAGATTTCTCGTTGACTCGCGTTGTATATGACCGTGTTGAACGTGGTCAATTGGCAGTAAAACAGGGCAAATGGACTGAAGAAAACTTCATTCAGCCTTATAAAGACATTCTGAATGAATGGGCTGCTCACTTTGTTGCAAAAACAGCACAGCAAGAAAGCGCTGCAGCGTAA
- the pdxR gene encoding MocR-like pyridoxine biosynthesis transcription factor PdxR: MTHLNMIPMTWSRLYQETIDLGLNLQGRVCRMIFTAISTGFLKIGEPVPSSRFFAEHLGIARNTVIIAFQQLVTENILESRHRSGHFVHFDCHILYQTQQLNALNPNKQYDWSKRLSKKLSQQNNLIKPLDWENYPFPFIYGQHDPENFPAAAWRECSLKALATKNASLWAQDLTQQGDDMHLIQAIRQHILPTRGIFADENEILLTVGSQHALYMIADLLCHPDAVVGIENPCYPDAYNIFSMRTSNIRALDIDQDGIHPEQIQGCNYVYLTPSRHCPTGISMSAQRRTELLELAEKYDSIIIEDEYDAQISVQKNMLPSLKSLDHCGRVIYVGSLSKPLAPGLRLGYIVANTELIKELRFLRRLMLRHPNLFTQRVFAFFIEMGYYHSMLRRQHEAHLARTSFLIKTLNEHFPEWIVNSANGGSSCWVNTRNINTQSLAQQVKEHGVFIETGQAFFINSTIDHLCYLRMGVGSIEQSKIEEGIQRIAQCVAKFKSTKLST, translated from the coding sequence ATGACGCATCTCAATATGATACCGATGACTTGGTCTCGTTTATATCAAGAAACCATAGACCTTGGCTTAAATTTACAAGGCAGAGTTTGCCGTATGATTTTTACTGCGATTAGTACAGGATTTTTAAAAATAGGTGAGCCTGTGCCATCGAGCCGTTTTTTTGCTGAACATTTAGGAATTGCACGTAATACAGTGATTATTGCATTTCAACAATTGGTGACGGAAAATATTTTAGAGTCACGACACCGTAGTGGACATTTTGTACATTTTGACTGTCATATACTGTATCAAACTCAGCAACTCAATGCGCTAAATCCTAATAAACAATATGATTGGTCAAAACGTCTCTCTAAAAAACTATCCCAACAAAATAATTTAATTAAGCCTTTGGATTGGGAAAATTATCCATTTCCGTTTATCTATGGACAACATGATCCAGAAAATTTTCCTGCTGCTGCATGGAGAGAATGTTCTCTCAAAGCCTTAGCAACAAAAAATGCATCATTATGGGCACAAGATTTAACACAACAGGGCGATGATATGCATTTAATTCAAGCAATACGACAGCATATTTTACCTACTCGAGGCATATTTGCCGATGAAAATGAAATATTACTTACTGTTGGTAGTCAGCATGCTTTGTATATGATCGCTGATCTTTTATGTCATCCTGATGCTGTAGTAGGTATAGAAAATCCATGTTATCCAGATGCTTATAATATTTTTTCGATGCGTACTAGTAATATTCGAGCATTAGATATCGATCAAGACGGAATTCATCCAGAACAGATCCAAGGATGTAACTATGTGTATCTTACCCCCAGTCGACATTGTCCAACTGGAATCTCAATGTCAGCACAACGTCGTACAGAACTGCTTGAATTGGCTGAAAAATACGACAGTATTATTATAGAAGATGAATATGATGCACAAATTTCTGTGCAAAAAAATATGTTGCCCTCGCTCAAAAGCCTAGATCATTGTGGTCGTGTAATTTATGTGGGGAGTCTATCTAAGCCACTCGCGCCAGGATTACGTTTAGGTTATATCGTTGCAAATACGGAATTGATAAAGGAATTACGTTTTTTAAGACGATTAATGCTCAGACATCCAAATCTGTTCACCCAACGTGTTTTTGCATTTTTTATTGAGATGGGGTATTACCACAGTATGTTACGCCGTCAACATGAAGCTCATTTAGCGCGCACATCGTTTTTGATTAAAACTTTAAACGAACATTTCCCAGAGTGGATTGTAAATTCTGCCAATGGTGGCTCATCCTGTTGGGTCAATACTCGAAATATCAATACACAATCATTGGCTCAACAGGTAAAGGAGCATGGCGTATTTATCGAAACAGGTCAAGCCTTTTTTATCAATTCAACAATAGATCATTTGTGCTATTTAAGAATGGGGGTTGGTTCTATTGAACAAAGTAAAATTGAAGAGGGTATACAGCGTATTGCACAATGTGTAGCGAAGTTTAAATCTACAAAGCTATCTACATAA
- a CDS encoding nuclear transport factor 2 family protein translates to MENNQRLALLKKFSKAWNEHDVETLMACMHEDCIFETVAGDDVYGQRISGFTAVREAFSKTFTSFPDAQWLNGQHWLSADQQRGISETTFVATAPDGGLIEANMVDVFTFKDDKILIKNAFRKNRPVQKKNFTTKE, encoded by the coding sequence ATGGAAAATAATCAACGATTGGCATTGCTCAAAAAATTTTCAAAAGCATGGAATGAACATGATGTAGAGACACTTATGGCATGTATGCATGAGGATTGTATTTTTGAAACAGTTGCTGGTGATGATGTTTATGGACAACGTATTTCAGGTTTTACAGCCGTTCGTGAAGCATTTAGTAAAACATTTACCAGCTTTCCTGATGCGCAATGGTTGAATGGGCAACATTGGCTCAGCGCAGATCAGCAACGTGGGATTTCTGAAACAACGTTTGTGGCAACAGCACCAGATGGTGGTTTGATTGAAGCAAATATGGTTGATGTTTTCACATTTAAAGACGATAAAATTTTGATCAAAAATGCCTTTAGAAAAAATCGCCCTGTGCAAAAGAAAAATTTTACAACTAAGGAATGA
- a CDS encoding NAD(P)/FAD-dependent oxidoreductase: protein MQNESFSLHGHVLQQQQILKDYNPNFDPLTDKILTGNENYAPTYWVATAGTPPEDDGPILTDTEADIVIIGGGFTGLATALALAEEHGAAPLVLEANRSAWGCTSRNGGQGQNASGRLYRSQWIQKWGLDTAKQLDAEIRDGFEYFKSLASSIDCDAQDKGHLYTAHRRKKIPFLENEAKVMKNVFGYNTRMLSQQALQEEFVNDQEAVGALFEPEGVGVHPLKLAFGYLKRARAAGAKVHTSSPVLDWETRNGVHYLRTPQGIVKAKRVAVATGGYTPNGLHQSLTGKIMPILSNSIVTRPLTAQELKDAGLHSTTFITDTRTLRHYYRLLPDGSVQCGSRSALTGADAHNPIHLERLKEGLYRKFPSLRGIPIAYSWWGWVDVSHDMMPRIVQPNPDETIYYAIGYGGNGVSFSAMAGKRLAERVMGIQRKQFDLPIYRTALPSHLFSPFRRMGQALLYRWYYLQDEIL, encoded by the coding sequence ATGCAAAACGAAAGTTTTTCACTGCATGGACATGTATTACAGCAACAGCAAATATTGAAAGACTACAATCCAAATTTCGACCCACTTACTGATAAAATCTTAACAGGTAATGAAAACTATGCACCCACTTATTGGGTGGCTACAGCAGGGACTCCTCCTGAAGATGATGGTCCTATTTTAACGGATACTGAGGCGGATATCGTCATCATCGGCGGAGGCTTTACAGGTCTTGCAACGGCGCTTGCCTTAGCAGAAGAACATGGCGCTGCTCCACTGGTACTTGAAGCCAATAGAAGTGCATGGGGCTGTACCAGTCGTAATGGTGGACAAGGTCAGAATGCTTCTGGACGGCTCTATCGTTCACAATGGATTCAGAAGTGGGGGCTTGATACTGCAAAACAATTAGATGCAGAAATTCGAGATGGATTTGAGTATTTTAAAAGCTTAGCCTCAAGTATCGACTGTGATGCTCAAGATAAAGGACATTTATATACAGCACATCGCCGTAAGAAAATTCCATTTTTAGAAAATGAAGCCAAAGTGATGAAAAATGTCTTTGGCTATAACACCCGCATGCTATCACAACAAGCTCTGCAAGAAGAATTTGTGAATGACCAAGAAGCGGTTGGCGCATTATTTGAACCTGAAGGTGTGGGAGTACATCCGCTTAAACTTGCTTTTGGTTATCTTAAACGTGCACGTGCAGCAGGTGCCAAAGTACATACCTCTAGCCCTGTATTGGATTGGGAAACACGCAATGGTGTGCACTATCTGAGAACACCACAAGGCATTGTAAAAGCAAAGCGTGTTGCTGTTGCGACAGGTGGCTACACCCCCAATGGTTTACATCAAAGTTTGACGGGAAAAATTATGCCGATCTTATCCAATTCGATCGTCACTCGTCCATTAACAGCACAGGAACTCAAAGACGCTGGATTACACAGTACAACGTTTATTACAGACACTCGAACCTTACGTCATTATTACCGTTTATTGCCTGATGGTTCTGTGCAATGTGGTAGTCGTAGTGCACTTACAGGTGCAGATGCGCATAATCCGATTCATTTAGAACGTTTAAAAGAAGGACTATATCGTAAGTTTCCAAGTCTACGTGGAATACCTATTGCATATTCATGGTGGGGTTGGGTGGATGTGAGTCATGACATGATGCCTCGCATTGTACAACCAAATCCTGATGAAACAATCTATTACGCCATCGGTTATGGTGGTAATGGCGTGTCATTTTCAGCAATGGCAGGAAAACGTTTAGCAGAGCGTGTCATGGGTATTCAACGTAAGCAATTCGATTTACCAATTTATCGTACTGCACTGCCATCACATCTATTTAGCCCTTTTCGCCGTATGGGGCAAGCTTTGCTCTATCGTTGGTATTACCTACAAGATGAGATTTTGTAA
- a CDS encoding amino acid permease, with translation MDHSEHSLKSGLKPRHVQMMALGGVIGMGLFVGSSVVIQSAGPAAILSFLITGILIILVMRMLGELATASPATGSFYAYARYAFKDSPFLSRLAGFMTGWMYWYFWVIVIALEAIVGAKLMAYWIPDVPSWIISLVLLVLLTATNLFSVKSFGEFEFWFSSIKVAAIVVFIFLCGLYLIGFWPDHQANGFGEMLSHGGFMPNGWGPVLSGAVAATAFYFGAEIVTIAAAETQDPEKSVAKATQSVITRVLIFYICSIFLVVCIVPWNSPDMATPYVSALKVLDIPYIAGIMNAVILVAVLSCLNSGVYAASRMLFALTKNGDAPRSLTKLSKNGVPIRAILFSTLFGYISILASYFSPDGVFPFLVESYGTVALFVYILIALSQIRLRRDLERTAPERLKIKMWCFPYLSYVAILGMICILVAMAFIPNLQKAFWFGLASLGILFNIFLIKDYIELTRLRRKYSEAFLTTSPSNKA, from the coding sequence ATGGATCATTCTGAACATTCACTGAAAAGTGGTTTAAAACCTCGCCATGTACAAATGATGGCATTGGGCGGGGTGATTGGTATGGGGCTATTTGTAGGCAGCTCCGTTGTAATTCAATCTGCTGGTCCAGCAGCTATTTTATCTTTTTTGATTACAGGCATACTCATCATTTTAGTGATGCGAATGTTGGGTGAGTTGGCGACTGCATCCCCTGCAACAGGCTCTTTTTATGCATATGCTCGTTATGCATTTAAAGACTCACCTTTTTTATCACGCTTGGCTGGTTTTATGACAGGTTGGATGTATTGGTACTTTTGGGTCATCGTCATCGCTCTTGAAGCCATTGTGGGTGCAAAGCTCATGGCATATTGGATACCAGATGTACCGAGTTGGATCATTAGTCTAGTTCTTCTTGTGTTATTAACTGCAACAAATTTATTTTCCGTGAAGTCTTTTGGAGAGTTCGAATTTTGGTTTTCATCTATCAAAGTTGCTGCCATCGTGGTGTTTATTTTTCTGTGTGGCTTATATCTCATAGGGTTTTGGCCTGATCACCAAGCCAATGGCTTTGGCGAAATGCTGAGTCATGGTGGCTTTATGCCAAATGGTTGGGGTCCTGTTTTATCAGGTGCAGTTGCCGCAACAGCCTTTTATTTTGGTGCTGAAATTGTCACTATTGCTGCTGCTGAAACACAAGATCCTGAAAAATCGGTAGCAAAAGCAACCCAATCTGTGATTACACGTGTATTAATTTTCTATATTTGCTCCATATTTTTAGTTGTATGTATTGTTCCTTGGAATAGCCCAGATATGGCAACGCCTTATGTCAGTGCATTAAAGGTTTTAGATATTCCTTATATTGCTGGCATTATGAATGCTGTGATTTTAGTTGCTGTCTTAAGTTGTTTAAACTCAGGTGTATATGCTGCAAGCCGTATGTTATTTGCATTGACCAAAAATGGAGATGCGCCACGCAGTTTGACCAAGTTATCTAAAAATGGAGTTCCAATTCGTGCCATTTTATTCAGTACATTATTTGGCTATATTTCTATTTTAGCTTCGTATTTTTCACCTGATGGCGTCTTTCCTTTCCTTGTTGAATCCTACGGTACAGTTGCATTATTTGTTTATATTCTGATCGCACTTTCACAGATTCGTCTACGCCGTGATCTTGAACGTACAGCACCTGAACGTTTAAAAATTAAAATGTGGTGCTTTCCTTATCTCAGCTATGTCGCAATCTTGGGCATGATCTGTATTTTAGTCGCAATGGCTTTTATTCCTAACTTACAAAAAGCATTTTGGTTCGGATTAGCTAGTTTAGGTATTTTATTCAATATTTTCCTAATCAAAGATTATATCGAACTCACTCGTTTACGCCGTAAGTATTCAGAAGCCTTTCTCACGACCTCTCCATCAAACAAAGCCTAA
- a CDS encoding EamA family transporter has translation MLLKDKLAAFAVIFIWGINFFFMKLGVNDLSPMLLGFLRFLMVIFPAILLVKIPKTSWKWLLLYGIVSNFAQFAFMFSAIHTGMPTSLVALVVQSQAFFTVVIAFLFLNEQVKWNQWLAILIASIGLFIIAFGQQHTNIPLIGLLLVLCSALAWAFGNIVVKRIGKINPIGLVVWGNILTPLWFLLLAVQQQGWHGVQHDLLNISWQGLTAAAFLAYFATIIGYGLWVYLLAKYPVAKISPLSLWVPVISMIFAYLFLDEHLNIWQWLGSSVVMFGLMVHLLGSKLIHFKGKNMNGKNSTVNKVN, from the coding sequence ATGCTATTAAAAGATAAGCTAGCAGCTTTTGCTGTTATTTTTATTTGGGGCATCAATTTCTTTTTTATGAAACTCGGTGTAAATGATCTTAGTCCGATGTTGCTCGGTTTCCTACGTTTTTTGATGGTTATTTTTCCTGCAATTTTATTGGTTAAAATCCCTAAAACCTCTTGGAAATGGTTATTGCTCTACGGCATCGTTAGCAATTTTGCTCAATTTGCATTTATGTTCAGTGCTATCCATACTGGAATGCCCACTTCCTTAGTGGCCTTGGTGGTTCAATCACAAGCGTTTTTTACCGTTGTCATTGCTTTTTTATTTTTAAATGAACAAGTTAAATGGAATCAATGGCTTGCAATCCTAATTGCATCAATTGGACTATTCATTATCGCTTTTGGGCAGCAGCATACAAATATTCCCCTGATCGGACTGCTCTTAGTATTATGTTCCGCACTGGCTTGGGCTTTTGGTAATATTGTAGTGAAACGGATTGGGAAAATTAATCCCATCGGCTTAGTTGTTTGGGGCAATATTCTCACACCTCTGTGGTTTTTACTTTTAGCAGTTCAGCAACAAGGATGGCATGGTGTACAGCATGATTTGCTCAATATATCTTGGCAAGGCTTAACAGCAGCAGCTTTTTTAGCCTATTTTGCCACGATTATTGGTTATGGTTTATGGGTTTATTTATTGGCTAAATATCCTGTTGCTAAAATTAGTCCCTTGTCTTTGTGGGTTCCTGTAATTAGCATGATCTTTGCTTATTTATTTTTAGATGAACACTTAAATATATGGCAATGGTTAGGCTCAAGCGTGGTGATGTTTGGATTAATGGTTCATTTATTAGGTTCAAAACTTATTCATTTTAAAGGTAAAAATATGAATGGAAAAAATTCGACTGTAAATAAAGTGAATTGA
- the cueR gene encoding Cu(I)-responsive transcriptional regulator: protein MNIGQVSKQSGISNKMIRYYEQIGLLDAAKRATSGYRVYSEQDLKTLNFIRHARDLGFSSEQMKELLSLWKNNERQSAEVKQLTLQHIQVLNDKIAQLQAMVDLLQHSANCCSGNDQADCAILKNIELGSVEKS from the coding sequence ATGAATATCGGTCAAGTGTCTAAGCAGTCTGGCATTTCCAATAAAATGATTCGCTATTATGAGCAAATCGGTTTGTTGGATGCTGCAAAACGTGCGACTTCAGGTTATCGAGTTTATTCAGAGCAAGATTTAAAAACTTTAAATTTTATTCGTCATGCACGTGATTTGGGTTTTTCTTCTGAGCAAATGAAAGAATTGCTGTCTTTGTGGAAAAATAACGAACGTCAAAGTGCTGAAGTAAAACAACTGACCTTACAACATATTCAAGTCTTGAATGATAAAATTGCACAATTACAGGCAATGGTCGATTTGCTACAACATTCTGCCAATTGTTGCTCTGGCAATGATCAGGCGGATTGTGCGATTTTAAAAAATATTGAGTTGGGTAGTGTAGAGAAAAGTTAA
- a CDS encoding heavy metal translocating P-type ATPase, which produces MSSQQTTASQYQETLSIEGMTCASCVGRVEKALKKVEGVETANVNLATEKAVISSSKPLNREDLIKAVERAGYDVAASPVIELTIEGMTCASCVARVEKALKKVEGVQQATVNLATEQAWIQADANVSSERLIQAVQKAGYDAKLVSSNKTEQQDKKANELQELKRDLIISLVLALPVFILEMGSHMIPAFHMWVMHNIGQYQSWLIQFVLTTLVLIFPGRRFYQKGIPALLRFAPDMNSLVAVGTFAAYSFSLVATFLPQVLPKGTVHVYYEAAAVIVSLILLGRYFEAKAKGRTSQAIQHLIGMQPKTARIHQNGQILEVPISDVTSDSIVEIRPSERVPVDGEVVEGHSYIDESMITGEPIPVEKVVGQSVVGGTINQNGTLNIRATAIGESSVLAQIIRMVEQAQGSKLPIQAVVDKVTMWFVPVVMGLALLTFFVWLFFGPDPALTFGLVNAVAVLIIACPCAMGLATPTSIMVGTGRGAEMGVLFRKGEALQLLQDVQVVAVDKTGTLTEGKPTLTDFQVMDGFEREQVLQIVASVEAKSEHPIALAIVEAAQQENISFLPVTAFDSVTGSGIQAEVAGQAVQIGADRYMHEIGVNVSAFEAEAARLGNDGKSPIYVAIGQKLAAIVAVADPIKESTYAAIEALHQLGLKVAMITGDNRHTAQAIAKKLKIDQVEAEILPDGKVDVVKQLQQKYGRVAFVGDGINDAPALAQADVGIAIGTGTDVAMEAAEVVLMSGNMQGVPNAIALSKATIRNIHQNLFWAFIYNIALIPIAGGILYPSFGILLSPIFAAGAMALSSVFVLGNALRLKYFHAIKFDA; this is translated from the coding sequence ATGAGCTCGCAACAGACTACAGCATCACAATATCAGGAAACATTGTCGATTGAGGGGATGACATGTGCTTCATGTGTTGGGCGTGTTGAAAAAGCTTTGAAAAAAGTTGAGGGTGTAGAAACTGCAAATGTGAATCTTGCAACTGAAAAAGCAGTGATCAGCTCATCAAAACCCTTAAATCGTGAAGATCTGATTAAAGCTGTTGAACGTGCAGGTTATGATGTAGCTGCAAGCCCCGTCATTGAACTGACAATTGAAGGGATGACGTGTGCTTCATGTGTAGCACGTGTGGAAAAAGCACTTAAAAAAGTTGAAGGTGTACAACAAGCCACTGTCAACTTGGCGACTGAGCAAGCATGGATTCAAGCAGATGCCAATGTCAGTAGTGAACGCTTAATCCAAGCGGTTCAAAAAGCGGGTTATGATGCCAAACTTGTTTCCAGCAATAAAACGGAACAACAAGATAAAAAAGCCAATGAATTACAAGAGTTAAAACGTGACTTAATCATTTCACTGGTTTTGGCTTTACCTGTTTTTATATTGGAAATGGGTTCTCACATGATTCCTGCATTTCACATGTGGGTTATGCATAATATCGGGCAATATCAAAGTTGGTTGATTCAGTTTGTATTGACAACTTTAGTATTGATCTTCCCTGGGCGTAGATTTTATCAAAAAGGTATTCCTGCACTATTACGCTTTGCACCTGATATGAACTCGTTGGTGGCAGTAGGGACGTTCGCTGCTTATAGCTTTTCGTTAGTCGCAACCTTTTTACCGCAAGTTTTACCAAAAGGTACGGTGCATGTTTATTATGAAGCGGCTGCGGTTATTGTCAGTTTAATTTTGCTTGGGCGCTATTTTGAAGCAAAAGCCAAAGGACGTACTTCCCAAGCCATTCAGCATCTTATCGGTATGCAGCCCAAAACTGCCCGTATTCACCAGAACGGACAGATTTTAGAAGTCCCAATTTCAGATGTGACAAGTGATAGTATTGTCGAAATTCGCCCAAGTGAGCGTGTGCCTGTAGATGGTGAAGTGGTCGAAGGACATAGTTATATTGATGAGTCTATGATTACGGGTGAGCCGATTCCTGTTGAAAAAGTTGTAGGTCAATCCGTGGTTGGTGGCACGATTAACCAAAATGGCACATTGAATATCCGTGCAACTGCAATTGGTGAATCATCTGTTTTAGCACAAATCATTCGTATGGTTGAGCAAGCGCAAGGTTCAAAACTACCCATACAAGCCGTAGTGGATAAAGTCACCATGTGGTTTGTTCCTGTGGTGATGGGCTTGGCACTGCTAACGTTCTTTGTTTGGCTGTTTTTTGGTCCTGATCCTGCGTTAACCTTTGGTTTAGTCAATGCTGTTGCGGTACTGATTATTGCCTGTCCGTGTGCAATGGGCTTAGCAACACCAACTTCGATCATGGTCGGTACAGGTCGTGGTGCGGAAATGGGTGTGCTATTCCGTAAAGGCGAAGCATTACAACTTTTACAAGATGTACAAGTCGTTGCTGTGGATAAAACAGGAACATTAACCGAAGGTAAACCAACTTTAACTGATTTTCAGGTGATGGATGGCTTTGAACGCGAGCAAGTTTTGCAAATTGTCGCATCAGTTGAAGCTAAGTCTGAGCATCCAATTGCATTGGCGATTGTAGAAGCAGCACAACAGGAAAATATCAGTTTCTTGCCTGTCACAGCTTTTGATTCAGTAACAGGTTCAGGGATTCAAGCTGAAGTTGCAGGGCAAGCGGTACAAATCGGTGCTGACCGTTATATGCATGAGATTGGTGTAAATGTTAGTGCATTTGAAGCCGAAGCAGCACGCTTGGGGAATGATGGTAAATCTCCAATTTATGTGGCAATTGGGCAAAAGCTTGCGGCTATTGTTGCTGTCGCTGACCCGATTAAAGAATCAACCTATGCTGCGATCGAAGCACTACATCAACTTGGTTTAAAAGTGGCAATGATTACAGGTGATAATCGCCATACTGCGCAAGCGATTGCCAAAAAGTTAAAGATAGATCAAGTCGAAGCTGAAATTCTACCTGATGGCAAAGTTGATGTGGTTAAACAACTACAGCAAAAATATGGTCGTGTAGCATTTGTTGGTGATGGGATCAATGATGCGCCTGCATTGGCACAAGCTGATGTTGGTATTGCCATTGGTACAGGTACCGATGTTGCGATGGAAGCTGCTGAAGTCGTCTTGATGTCAGGCAATATGCAAGGCGTTCCGAATGCAATTGCACTCAGTAAAGCCACGATTCGTAATATTCACCAGAACCTATTTTGGGCATTTATTTATAATATTGCGTTGATTCCGATTGCCGGAGGGATTTTATATCCAAGCTTTGGTATTTTACTGTCACCAATCTTTGCCGCAGGTGCGATGGCATTATCTTCAGTATTTGTCTTGGGTAATGCTTTACGTTTAAAATATTTTCATGCAATCAAATTTGACGCATAA